Proteins co-encoded in one Patescibacteria group bacterium genomic window:
- the pnp gene encoding polyribonucleotide nucleotidyltransferase, which yields MEHKKFQMDLAGRELKIEVGQMATRAGGSVLLTYGGTTVLATATMDKRARDVDYLPLMVDYEEKFYAAGKIKSGRFMKREGRASDEAILTGRMIDRVLRPLFNQKIRNEIQVILTVLSFDGENDSDVPSLLAASLALGISNIPWNGPVAGFRIGRTTVGEAGPEQDWVLNPTYEAREKSDFDLIAAGREGRINMIEGGAEQVPVEVLLSAIEFAQPQIKNVIQFQKDIIKELNVVKADLALSETDKALVEEVKKWLGDKLEKAIFQPENADRMDDANDLKREMIETLAEKLVESGAEKSEIEAKKRQMDEIFEEEINRIVHDGVLKAPAGQEKRPDGRKLDEVREIKCKVGFLPRTHSSALFERGATQALSTVTLGSPGDEQTIENMRMDAKKPFFHHYNFPPFCVGEVRPMRGPGRRDIGHGALAERALLPLIPEREKFPYTIRLVSEVLTSNGSSSMASVSGSSLALMDAGVPIKSHISGIAMGLMMDSPENYKVLTDIQGPEDHHGDMDCKIAGTRAGVTACQMDVKIDGVTVEMLRDVFAGAKKARLHIIGEMEKAISEPRAELSPYAPRILTIRINPEKIGKVIGPGGKMINEIIAETGAKIDIEDDGLVSITAVNGSDGEAALQRVKDLTREAKPGEIFKGKVVKIMDFGAFVEIFPGQDGLVHISEISNERVNRVEDVLSLGQEISVKVKEIDNTGRISLTLRGVNDETR from the coding sequence ATGGAACATAAAAAATTTCAGATGGATTTGGCGGGTCGGGAATTGAAGATTGAAGTCGGTCAAATGGCGACGCGCGCCGGCGGTTCGGTTTTGTTGACTTATGGAGGGACGACTGTTTTGGCGACGGCGACCATGGACAAAAGAGCGAGAGATGTTGATTATCTGCCCCTCATGGTTGATTACGAGGAGAAGTTTTACGCGGCCGGTAAAATCAAGAGCGGCCGTTTTATGAAAAGAGAAGGGCGCGCTTCGGATGAGGCGATTTTGACGGGAAGAATGATCGACCGAGTTTTAAGGCCTCTTTTTAACCAAAAGATTAGGAATGAGATTCAAGTTATTTTGACGGTCTTGTCTTTTGACGGAGAAAACGATTCGGATGTTCCCTCTTTGCTTGCCGCTTCTTTGGCGCTGGGGATTTCCAATATTCCGTGGAATGGTCCTGTCGCCGGTTTTAGAATCGGGCGGACGACTGTTGGAGAAGCCGGTCCTGAACAGGATTGGGTTCTTAATCCGACTTACGAGGCGAGAGAAAAAAGCGACTTTGACTTGATTGCCGCTGGACGCGAGGGAAGAATTAATATGATTGAAGGAGGCGCCGAGCAGGTCCCAGTAGAGGTTCTGTTGTCCGCGATTGAGTTCGCGCAGCCGCAAATTAAAAATGTGATTCAGTTTCAAAAAGACATTATTAAAGAATTAAATGTGGTCAAGGCAGATTTAGCTCTTTCAGAAACAGATAAGGCATTGGTTGAAGAAGTTAAAAAATGGTTAGGTGATAAATTAGAAAAAGCCATTTTTCAGCCGGAAAACGCGGACAGAATGGACGACGCGAATGATTTGAAAAGGGAAATGATTGAGACATTGGCTGAAAAGTTAGTGGAATCAGGCGCGGAAAAGTCGGAAATAGAAGCGAAAAAAAGGCAGATGGACGAAATTTTTGAAGAAGAAATTAACCGAATTGTTCACGACGGAGTTCTAAAAGCGCCCGCTGGACAAGAAAAAAGACCCGATGGAAGAAAATTAGACGAGGTCAGAGAAATTAAATGCAAAGTTGGTTTTTTGCCTCGCACTCACAGTTCGGCTCTTTTTGAAAGAGGAGCGACGCAAGCGCTTTCTACAGTCACATTGGGTTCTCCGGGAGATGAGCAGACAATTGAAAACATGCGAATGGATGCTAAAAAGCCTTTTTTCCATCATTACAATTTTCCTCCTTTCTGCGTTGGCGAGGTGCGTCCGATGCGCGGTCCCGGACGGCGAGACATTGGGCATGGCGCTTTGGCGGAAAGAGCGCTTTTGCCTCTTATCCCCGAAAGAGAAAAATTCCCCTATACGATTCGTTTGGTTTCGGAAGTGCTTACCTCTAACGGTTCATCTTCAATGGCTTCGGTTAGCGGCTCAAGTTTGGCCTTAATGGACGCGGGAGTTCCCATTAAGAGCCATATCAGCGGCATCGCGATGGGGCTGATGATGGACTCGCCCGAAAATTACAAAGTTTTGACCGACATTCAAGGGCCGGAAGACCACCACGGTGATATGGACTGCAAAATCGCGGGGACGAGGGCGGGGGTGACAGCTTGCCAAATGGATGTTAAGATAGATGGAGTTACGGTGGAAATGTTGAGAGATGTTTTCGCGGGAGCGAAGAAGGCGAGACTGCATATTATTGGCGAGATGGAAAAAGCAATTAGCGAACCGAGGGCGGAACTTTCACCTTACGCTCCGAGAATTTTAACGATTAGGATTAACCCAGAAAAAATCGGAAAAGTTATCGGTCCTGGAGGCAAAATGATTAACGAGATTATCGCCGAAACAGGAGCCAAAATTGATATTGAAGACGATGGATTAGTAAGTATCACCGCGGTTAATGGAAGCGATGGAGAAGCGGCTCTTCAACGAGTGAAAGACCTAACGCGTGAAGCGAAACCGGGCGAGATTTTCAAAGGAAAAGTGGTTAAAATTATGGACTTTGGCGCTTTTGTTGAAATTTTTCCGGGGCAAGACGGACTGGTCCATATTTCTGAAATATCTAATGAGCGGGTCAATCGAGTAGAGGATGTTTTGAGTTTAGGGCAAGAGATTTCCGTCAAAGTAAAAGAAATTGATAATACGGGGAGAATTAGTTTGACTTTAAGGGGAGTAAATGACGAAACGCGATAG
- a CDS encoding restriction endonuclease, giving the protein MEDYIWIFILIGFFILWGLISWIRETISNSKKYLELKPKLDNLENSIKEHESKIDKDREEWRLKVKTWNEKIKNDKKEIQKIARQKSMGFPWLAEAYADYFALKDGELEEYLKYKKHPAYTAAENVKIIKNAKRELVRENKIISYKINYFEKLFPWLSELIAENEDEEIPVRIDDNLENKDDDKDRVKDFLTQEEYRKLPSVERNQMALDRYLKNRYKSKWAIGRDYEMYVGYLYEQKGYSVEYTGIIDGFADLGRDVIATKDDEVCIIQCKRWACWKEMREKHIFQLFGTTMEYWIKNFKNHRKPKNFEEFAKFLNENKLRPIFFTSTNLSNKAKEMANALSVEIIENEPLGEFPRIKCNINNDEFGSQTKIYHLPIDQQYDRTIIGNRAGEFYAFTVKEAEEAGFRRAFKHSY; this is encoded by the coding sequence ATGGAAGATTATATTTGGATATTTATTTTAATAGGATTTTTTATACTTTGGGGTTTAATTTCATGGATTCGTGAGACGATTTCCAATTCAAAAAAATATTTAGAATTAAAACCAAAGTTAGACAACTTGGAAAATTCAATAAAAGAACACGAATCAAAAATTGATAAAGATAGAGAGGAATGGAGATTAAAAGTAAAAACATGGAATGAAAAAATAAAGAACGATAAAAAAGAGATTCAAAAAATAGCCAGACAGAAATCAATGGGATTTCCTTGGCTCGCAGAAGCATATGCTGATTATTTTGCGTTAAAAGATGGCGAATTAGAAGAATATTTAAAGTATAAAAAACATCCAGCATATACTGCCGCAGAAAATGTAAAAATTATCAAAAACGCAAAAAGAGAATTAGTTAGAGAAAATAAAATAATAAGTTATAAGATTAATTATTTTGAAAAACTATTTCCTTGGTTGTCGGAATTAATAGCAGAAAATGAAGATGAAGAAATTCCCGTTCGAATTGATGATAATCTGGAAAATAAAGACGACGATAAAGATAGGGTTAAAGATTTTCTTACACAGGAAGAATATAGAAAGTTGCCCTCCGTTGAGAGAAATCAAATGGCATTAGATAGATATTTAAAAAATAGATATAAATCAAAATGGGCAATTGGGAGAGATTACGAAATGTATGTTGGGTATTTATATGAACAAAAAGGGTATTCCGTTGAATATACGGGGATTATTGATGGTTTTGCAGATCTTGGCAGAGATGTCATTGCTACAAAAGACGATGAGGTATGTATTATTCAGTGCAAGCGATGGGCGTGTTGGAAAGAAATGCGTGAAAAACATATTTTTCAATTATTCGGAACAACAATGGAATATTGGATTAAAAATTTTAAAAACCATAGAAAACCAAAAAATTTCGAAGAATTTGCCAAATTTTTAAACGAAAATAAACTCAGACCAATATTTTTTACTTCAACAAATTTATCTAATAAAGCAAAAGAAATGGCGAATGCATTAAGTGTTGAAATAATAGAAAACGAGCCACTTGGTGAATTCCCAAGAATTAAGTGTAATATAAATAATGATGAATTTGGCTCACAAACAAAGATATATCATTTACCCATAGATCAACAATATGATAGAACAATAATCGGTAATCGAGCCGGAGAATTTTACGCTTTTACTGTCAAAGAAGCGGAGGAAGCTGGTTTTAGAAGAGCATTTAAACATAGTTATTAG
- the rpsO gene encoding 30S ribosomal protein S15, with protein MLKPSKKSKIIGDYKTHENDTGSSEVQIAILTKQIEELAKHLKTHTKDNHSRRGLLKMVAKRKKLLDYLKKENEKSYKKVTKKLGLKTK; from the coding sequence ATGTTAAAACCAAGTAAAAAGTCAAAAATAATTGGCGATTATAAGACGCATGAGAATGATACTGGCTCTTCGGAGGTTCAGATTGCTATTCTCACTAAGCAGATTGAAGAACTCGCCAAGCATCTTAAGACGCATACCAAAGACAACCACTCTCGCAGAGGGCTTTTGAAAATGGTCGCCAAAAGAAAAAAACTTCTTGACTATTTAAAAAAAGAAAACGAAAAAAGTTATAAGAAGGTTACCAAAAAGTTGGGGCTGAAGACAAAATAA
- a CDS encoding NYN domain-containing protein has protein sequence MPILKHKEQRVAVLVDVQNMYHSAKNLYGARANFNEILKAAVGQRKLIRAIAYTTRTETPEEKTFFDALEKAGFEVKTKDLQIFPGGMKKGNWDVDIVIDAIKFSNAVDAIVLVTGDGDFVPLVEYLKLTRGVQTEVIAFERSASAKLKEASDDFIDLSENKGKYLIRSGGGKKNIKK, from the coding sequence ATGCCTATTCTTAAACATAAAGAACAGAGGGTTGCTGTTTTAGTTGATGTTCAAAATATGTATCACTCCGCCAAAAACCTTTACGGGGCGAGAGCGAACTTTAACGAGATTTTGAAGGCGGCGGTCGGGCAGAGGAAGTTGATTCGGGCGATCGCTTACACAACAAGAACGGAAACACCTGAAGAAAAAACCTTTTTTGACGCTTTGGAGAAGGCTGGTTTTGAGGTCAAAACAAAGGATTTGCAGATTTTTCCGGGCGGAATGAAAAAGGGGAATTGGGATGTTGATATCGTAATTGACGCGATTAAATTTTCTAACGCAGTTGACGCGATTGTTTTAGTGACAGGGGATGGCGATTTCGTGCCTTTAGTTGAATATCTTAAATTAACTCGTGGCGTTCAAACGGAAGTCATTGCTTTTGAGCGAAGCGCTTCCGCTAAATTAAAGGAGGCATCAGACGATTTCATTGATTTGAGCGAGAATAAGGGCAAGTATTTAATCAGAAGCGGCGGCGGGAAGAAGAATATCAAAAAATAA
- a CDS encoding HD domain-containing protein translates to MKLPKEIKDILGKLEKGGFEAYAVGGCVRDILLGKKPKDWDITTKAKPEEIQGIFPDSFYANKFGTVTVKTESEERALKEVEITTFRTEQRYTDKRHPDKVSFTIRVEKDLSRRDFTINALALNKKGELIDLFGGQEDIKKRLIKAVRKADNRFGEDALRMLRAIRFTAELGSPAGKWQIETQTLEAIKKNAAWLQAIAKERIRDELIKMIMADEPEEAIELLRETGLLKYIIPELEKGIGVAQNRHHIYSIYRHCVLALKFGAKRKYGLEVRLAALLHDIAKPQTKRGQGEYSTFYNHDIVGARFAANILQRLRFPKKTIEKVAHLVRNHMFVYGVDEVSETGVRRLLRRVGRENMGDLLKLRITDRLGSGCPKAVPYKLRHLEYLIEKVSKDPISVKMLKINGDDLMKILETKPGPKLGLILNALLSEALENPKINTKKKLSEIAKELNKLSDKELKTRDKKIKEKKEEVDSEMKGKYWVK, encoded by the coding sequence ATGAAACTTCCGAAGGAAATAAAAGATATTTTAGGGAAATTGGAAAAGGGGGGATTTGAGGCATACGCGGTGGGCGGCTGCGTTCGCGACATTCTGCTTGGCAAAAAGCCAAAGGATTGGGATATTACAACCAAAGCGAAGCCCGAAGAAATTCAAGGCATATTTCCTGACAGTTTTTACGCGAACAAATTTGGAACAGTCACAGTCAAGACGGAAAGCGAGGAAAGGGCGTTGAAAGAGGTTGAAATCACCACTTTTCGAACGGAACAAAGATACACCGACAAGCGACATCCCGATAAAGTCAGTTTCACCATCCGCGTAGAAAAAGACCTTTCGCGCCGCGACTTCACGATTAACGCGCTCGCTTTAAATAAAAAAGGAGAATTGATTGACCTTTTTGGCGGGCAAGAAGACATTAAAAAACGGCTTATTAAAGCCGTAAGGAAGGCGGACAACAGATTTGGCGAAGACGCCTTGAGAATGTTGAGAGCCATCCGTTTCACGGCGGAGTTGGGTTCGCCCGCCGGAAAATGGCAAATTGAAACCCAGACGCTGGAAGCGATTAAAAAGAACGCTGCCTGGCTTCAAGCAATCGCTAAAGAACGAATCCGCGATGAACTGATTAAAATGATTATGGCGGATGAACCAGAAGAGGCGATTGAATTATTGCGAGAAACAGGTCTGCTAAAATATATTATTCCAGAATTGGAAAAGGGGATTGGCGTCGCGCAAAACAGGCATCACATTTACAGCATTTATCGCCATTGCGTTTTGGCTTTGAAATTCGGCGCAAAAAGAAAGTACGGGCTGGAAGTCCGCCTCGCCGCTCTTTTGCATGACATTGCCAAACCGCAAACAAAAAGAGGTCAAGGGGAATATTCCACCTTTTACAACCACGATATTGTCGGCGCCCGATTCGCCGCCAACATTCTCCAACGATTGAGATTTCCCAAAAAAACAATTGAAAAAGTCGCGCATTTAGTCCGCAACCACATGTTTGTTTACGGCGTGGACGAGGTGAGCGAAACGGGCGTAAGGCGGCTTTTGAGGCGGGTTGGGCGCGAGAATATGGGGGACTTGCTCAAATTGCGAATAACTGATAGATTGGGAAGCGGATGCCCAAAGGCGGTTCCTTACAAATTAAGACATTTAGAATATCTAATTGAAAAGGTTTCCAAAGATCCTATCTCCGTCAAGATGCTCAAAATCAACGGGGACGATTTAATGAAAATTTTAGAAACCAAACCCGGACCAAAATTAGGACTAATCCTTAACGCCCTCCTCTCTGAAGCGTTAGAAAACCCAAAAATCAACACAAAAAAGAAACTCTCCGAAATAGCCAAAGAACTAAACAAACTCTCCGACAAAGAATTAAAAACGAGAGATAAAAAGATAAAAGAAAAAAAAGAAGAAGTTGACTCAGAGATGAAAGGCAAATATTGGGTTAAATAA